Proteins from a single region of Pseudomonas sp. BSw22131:
- a CDS encoding CPXCG motif-containing cysteine-rich protein has product MHEIQPSAPYECPYCGEPGETTLDLSEGDNNFIEDCHVCCRPIEFHLETDGQRWDLEVRAEND; this is encoded by the coding sequence ATGCACGAAATACAACCTTCAGCCCCCTACGAATGCCCTTACTGCGGCGAGCCTGGGGAGACCACACTGGACCTCTCCGAGGGCGACAACAACTTTATCGAAGACTGCCACGTGTGCTGCCGTCCCATCGAGTTTCACCTCGAAACCGACGGTCAGCGATGGGATCTGGAAGTCCGCGCCGAGAACGATTGA
- a CDS encoding putative signal transducing protein, with protein MRKIYEPENLMEGELLQGMLASEGIEAHITGRHLLGGIGELPVFGLLGLTVDDGLADRARELITEYNAAFPLSGDEPDSYPDVLLC; from the coding sequence ATGCGCAAAATCTACGAGCCGGAAAATCTGATGGAAGGTGAGTTGCTTCAGGGCATGCTCGCCAGCGAAGGCATTGAAGCCCACATCACCGGCCGTCACTTGCTCGGAGGGATTGGCGAGCTGCCTGTCTTTGGTTTGCTCGGACTGACGGTCGATGACGGTCTTGCCGACCGGGCGCGCGAGCTGATCACTGAGTACAATGCCGCCTTTCCGTTGTCCGGCGATGAGCCGGACAGCTACCCCGACGTGCTGCTGTGCTGA